Proteins from a genomic interval of Cupriavidus sp. WKF15:
- a CDS encoding ABC transporter permease has translation MAAESIALPARAAVSAAGWHWREATLWLLAWPVPLALLLLWYVAARYEWIPPQVLPTPESVALTLADLWRSGELQSNLAVSALRVASGFAAGLVGGLALGAAMGLFPTFRDYVYPTFKAFSQVPVLGWLPLLMLLVGIDEALKVILIAKAALVPIALNTYKGIGNVPVRYLEVARVLRLTRWQTLARVVLPAAAAPVWNGIRYGLTHAWLALVVVELLASSEGLGYMIVYGRQLFQLDMVIAAVVVVGVVGLALDKALALAERAVLRWRKPGF, from the coding sequence ATGGCCGCCGAATCGATCGCGCTTCCCGCACGCGCGGCCGTCAGCGCCGCCGGCTGGCACTGGCGCGAGGCCACGCTGTGGCTGCTGGCATGGCCCGTGCCGCTTGCACTGCTGCTGCTCTGGTACGTGGCGGCGCGCTACGAGTGGATTCCGCCGCAGGTGTTGCCCACGCCCGAGTCGGTGGCGCTGACGCTGGCCGATCTCTGGCGAAGCGGCGAGCTGCAGTCGAACCTGGCCGTCAGCGCGCTGCGCGTGGCGAGCGGCTTCGCGGCCGGCCTTGTCGGCGGACTGGCGCTGGGCGCGGCGATGGGGCTCTTCCCAACGTTCCGCGACTATGTCTATCCCACCTTCAAGGCCTTCAGCCAGGTACCCGTGCTCGGCTGGCTGCCGCTGCTGATGCTGCTGGTCGGCATCGACGAAGCGCTCAAGGTCATCCTGATCGCCAAGGCCGCGCTGGTACCGATTGCACTCAACACATACAAAGGCATCGGCAATGTGCCGGTGCGCTATCTCGAGGTCGCGCGCGTGCTGCGCCTGACGCGCTGGCAGACGCTCGCGCGCGTGGTGCTGCCCGCGGCCGCCGCGCCGGTCTGGAACGGCATCCGCTACGGCCTGACGCATGCGTGGCTGGCGCTTGTGGTGGTGGAGCTGCTGGCTTCGTCCGAAGGGCTCGGCTACATGATCGTGTACGGGCGCCAGCTGTTCCAGCTCGACATGGTGATCGCGGCCGTGGTGGTGGTCGGTGTGGTGGGCCTTGCGCTGGACAAGGCACTGGCGCTCGCCGAGCGCGCGGTGCTGCGCTGGCGCAAGCCGGGCTTCTGA
- a CDS encoding ABC transporter ATP-binding protein, whose product MAHAGTLEIAHLHKQYDVKGQALPVLEDVTLTIAPGEFVSIVGASGCGKSTLLRLVVGLEEDYRGEILLDGRRVAGTSLQRGIVFQEHRLFPWLTVEQNIRLSLLNTPGTEAEKSRNVREHIALVGLAGFEQAYPHQLSGGMSQRVAIARALVTRPDILLLDEPFGALDALTRAYLQQELHRIWQAEGITMILVTHDVEEAVYLGDRVVVMEPRPGRIRRIVPVDLPHPRERASLPFARVRDGVLREFTGRLAELAEPPLHAPARAADAIDRLPPTFQFAV is encoded by the coding sequence ATGGCACATGCCGGCACGCTCGAGATCGCGCACCTGCACAAGCAATACGATGTGAAAGGCCAGGCGCTGCCTGTGCTCGAAGATGTCACGCTGACCATCGCCCCGGGCGAGTTCGTCAGCATCGTAGGCGCCAGCGGCTGCGGCAAGTCCACCCTGCTTCGGCTGGTGGTAGGGCTCGAAGAAGACTACCGCGGCGAGATCCTGCTCGACGGCCGGCGCGTGGCGGGCACCAGCCTGCAGCGCGGCATCGTGTTCCAGGAACACCGGTTGTTCCCGTGGCTGACGGTCGAACAGAACATCCGGCTGTCCTTGCTGAATACGCCCGGAACCGAAGCCGAGAAGAGCCGCAACGTGCGCGAGCATATCGCGCTGGTCGGGCTGGCGGGCTTCGAGCAGGCATATCCGCACCAGCTTTCCGGCGGCATGTCGCAGCGCGTGGCGATTGCCCGCGCACTGGTGACGCGCCCCGACATCCTGCTGCTGGACGAGCCGTTCGGCGCGCTCGACGCGCTCACGCGCGCCTACCTGCAGCAGGAACTGCACCGCATCTGGCAGGCCGAGGGCATCACCATGATCCTGGTGACCCATGACGTCGAGGAAGCCGTCTACCTCGGCGACCGCGTGGTGGTGATGGAACCGCGCCCCGGCCGCATCCGCCGCATCGTGCCGGTGGACCTGCCGCATCCGCGCGAACGCGCGTCCCTGCCCTTTGCGCGCGTGCGCGACGGCGTACTGCGCGAGTTCACCGGGCGCCTGGCCGAGCTGGCCGAGCCGCCGCTGCACGCCCCGGCACGCGCGGCCGATGCCATCGACCGCCTGCCCCCCACTTTCCAGTTTGCTGTCTGA
- a CDS encoding TauD/TfdA family dioxygenase has translation MTQTQAKQDPQTEPAQLDIHPVAGRLGAEIRGVALRGDLPAATFAAIRAALLRYKVLFFRDQGHLDDASQEAFARLFGDLVPHPTVPSREGTRNVLELDSEHGGRANSWHTDVTFDLAYPQVSVLRGVTIPEAGGDTVWANTAAAYQDLPDSLRELADKLRALHTNDYDYAATRANPDAGGVRRYREVFTSAIYETEHPVVRVHPETGERTLVLGHFVKKLLGYSSVDSAHLVAVLQGHVHRLENTVRWRWRTGDVAIWDNRATQHYAINDYGEARRVVRRVTIAGDVPVGADGRPSVAVKSGVRRDAAEPANQAAADAATRAA, from the coding sequence ATGACCCAAACGCAAGCCAAGCAGGACCCGCAGACCGAACCGGCACAACTCGACATCCATCCCGTGGCCGGGCGCCTTGGCGCCGAAATACGCGGCGTGGCGCTGCGGGGCGACCTGCCCGCGGCCACCTTTGCCGCCATCCGCGCCGCACTGCTGCGCTACAAGGTGCTGTTCTTCCGCGACCAGGGCCATCTCGACGACGCGTCGCAGGAAGCCTTCGCCCGGCTGTTCGGCGACCTCGTGCCGCATCCGACGGTGCCCTCGCGCGAGGGCACGCGCAATGTGCTCGAGCTCGATTCGGAGCATGGCGGACGCGCCAATTCCTGGCACACCGACGTGACTTTCGACCTGGCCTACCCGCAGGTCTCGGTGCTGCGCGGGGTGACGATTCCCGAGGCGGGCGGCGACACGGTCTGGGCAAACACCGCGGCCGCCTACCAGGACCTGCCCGATTCGCTGCGCGAACTGGCCGACAAGCTGCGGGCACTGCATACCAACGACTACGACTACGCGGCGACGCGCGCCAACCCCGATGCCGGCGGCGTCAGGCGCTACCGCGAAGTGTTCACGTCGGCCATCTACGAGACCGAGCACCCGGTGGTCCGCGTACACCCGGAAACCGGCGAGCGCACGCTGGTGCTCGGTCATTTCGTCAAGAAGCTGCTCGGCTACTCTTCGGTGGACTCCGCGCACCTCGTTGCGGTACTGCAGGGGCACGTGCACCGCCTCGAGAACACGGTGCGCTGGCGCTGGCGCACGGGCGACGTGGCCATCTGGGACAACCGCGCCACGCAGCACTATGCGATCAACGACTACGGCGAGGCGCGGCGCGTGGTACGGCGCGTGACCATCGCCGGCGACGTGCCGGTCGGCGCGGACGGCCGCCCCAGCGTGGCGGTCAAGTCCGGCGTGCGGCGCGACGCCGCGGAGCCGGCCAACCAGGCTGCAGCGGACGCGGCAACCCGGGCGGCCTGA
- a CDS encoding ABC transporter substrate-binding protein: MTTQRPTASHPYTAPRLSRRDMLRQLACAGAAAALSPQSAFSASASARPEVIRIGVAQPATGTPPTFAGSSLSIAHARGWLEESFKPAGTRVEWYFFKGAGPAVNEALTNRQLDFALQGDLPAIVARAAGLKTRLVLAVGVRSNIYIGVPPDSPLKTVADLRGKRVSLFKGTNMHLPALRLLEANGLTEKDLRLLNLDTAGYLAALSTRDIDAAIGAMDILRLRDKGAVRILYSSKNQSPIYTRQSHVLVTDDFASRYPEATQHFVKSAVEAARWASDESHREEVLRTWARAGTPYDHWKEDFDGEPLRVRLNPNFDPFLVSRYKDAAEQAYRFRLSRARFDVDQWIDQRFLKNALNELSLQSYWPIYQPNGKILGA; encoded by the coding sequence ATGACCACGCAGCGCCCCACTGCCAGCCACCCGTACACGGCACCCCGCCTCTCGCGCCGGGACATGCTCAGGCAGCTGGCGTGCGCCGGGGCGGCGGCGGCGCTCTCGCCGCAGAGCGCGTTCAGTGCCAGCGCGTCCGCGCGCCCCGAGGTCATCCGCATCGGCGTGGCACAGCCGGCCACCGGCACGCCGCCAACCTTCGCGGGCAGTTCGCTGTCGATCGCGCATGCGCGCGGCTGGCTCGAGGAATCGTTCAAGCCCGCCGGCACGCGCGTGGAGTGGTACTTCTTCAAGGGCGCGGGCCCGGCCGTCAATGAAGCGCTCACCAACCGGCAACTGGACTTCGCGCTGCAGGGCGACCTGCCAGCCATCGTGGCACGCGCCGCGGGGCTGAAGACGCGGCTCGTGCTGGCGGTCGGCGTGCGTTCGAACATCTATATCGGCGTGCCGCCCGACTCGCCGCTGAAAACGGTTGCCGACCTGCGCGGCAAGCGCGTGTCGCTGTTCAAGGGCACCAATATGCATCTGCCGGCGCTGCGGCTGCTGGAAGCCAACGGACTCACCGAGAAGGACCTGCGCCTGCTCAATCTCGACACCGCGGGCTACCTGGCCGCGCTGAGCACGCGCGACATCGACGCGGCCATCGGCGCCATGGACATCCTGCGCCTGCGCGACAAGGGCGCTGTGCGCATCCTGTATTCGAGCAAGAACCAGTCGCCGATCTACACGCGGCAAAGCCACGTCCTGGTGACGGACGACTTCGCCAGCCGCTACCCGGAAGCCACGCAGCATTTCGTCAAAAGCGCGGTGGAAGCGGCGCGCTGGGCCTCCGACGAGAGCCATCGCGAAGAGGTGCTGCGCACCTGGGCGCGCGCCGGCACGCCCTACGACCACTGGAAGGAAGACTTCGACGGCGAACCGCTGCGCGTGCGGCTCAACCCCAATTTCGACCCGTTCCTGGTCAGCCGCTACAAGGACGCCGCCGAGCAGGCCTACCGCTTCCGCCTGAGCCGCGCGCGCTTTGACGTGGACCAGTGGATCGACCAGCGCTTCCTGAAGAACGCGCTGAACGAGCTGAGCCTGCAGAGTTACTGGCCCATCTACCAGCCCAACGGCAAGATCCTGGGAGCCTGA
- a CDS encoding ABC transporter permease — MTTQATIFPRRARIPRAARGWVLPLALLALWWAAVRFGWSKSPLLVPVSRVWETAVRQASSGELAVSLSASLWRDLAGFALGASAGLAFGAALGLSRLFERLVGPTFHTVKQISLFAWIPLISVWFGLGDAAKVVFLSLAAFFPVVLNTFEGIRAVPADLLEVARVLKFSRTQVLWRVVLPSASPSIFAGIHLGLIYAWLATLGAEYLLVSGKGIGNTMIDGRENFWMDLVIFGVIVVGLVGFTLNWIASRIEQRLLAWRGRSVAAA, encoded by the coding sequence ATGACGACACAAGCCACCATTTTCCCGCGGCGCGCGCGCATTCCGCGCGCCGCGCGCGGCTGGGTATTGCCGCTGGCGTTGCTCGCGCTATGGTGGGCAGCGGTGCGCTTCGGCTGGTCGAAATCGCCATTGCTGGTGCCGGTGTCCAGGGTCTGGGAGACGGCGGTCCGGCAGGCGAGCAGCGGCGAACTGGCGGTCTCTCTTTCCGCCAGCCTGTGGCGCGACCTTGCCGGCTTTGCGCTCGGCGCCAGCGCCGGGCTGGCGTTCGGCGCGGCACTCGGCCTGTCCCGCCTGTTCGAGCGGCTGGTCGGTCCCACCTTCCACACCGTCAAGCAGATCTCGCTGTTCGCGTGGATTCCGCTGATCTCGGTCTGGTTCGGGCTCGGCGATGCCGCCAAGGTGGTGTTCCTGTCGCTCGCGGCATTCTTCCCCGTGGTGCTCAATACCTTCGAAGGCATCCGGGCCGTGCCGGCCGACCTGCTGGAGGTGGCGCGCGTGCTGAAGTTCTCGCGCACGCAGGTGCTATGGCGCGTGGTGCTGCCGTCGGCGTCGCCGTCGATCTTCGCCGGCATCCACCTGGGGCTGATCTACGCGTGGCTCGCCACGCTCGGCGCGGAGTACCTGCTGGTGTCAGGCAAGGGCATCGGCAACACCATGATCGACGGCCGCGAGAACTTCTGGATGGACCTGGTGATCTTCGGCGTGATCGTGGTGGGCCTCGTGGGCTTCACGCTGAACTGGATCGCCAGCCGCATCGAACAACGCCTGCTCGCCTGGCGCGGCCGCTCGGTCGCCGCAGCTTGA